A window of Candidatus Nitrospira allomarina genomic DNA:
TCATGGATCACCGATGCGAAGTACCGGGTGGCTCCCAGGTCCATATGTTTGACAGTATCAACCCGATACCCATCGACGTCCGCAAAGGCAATCCAGAATTTGTACACCTCGGCCAGGGCCTTCAGGGCATCGGACGGTTGATATTGATCAACGTCGCCAGAACCGAGTTGGATATTTTTCAGGTCAAGGAAATCCCCCTCAAGAAATTCAGGTGAAAAATCCCAATTGGTGATATGGCCTTTTCGGGTAAAGGCCTGAGGGTCTTGGAATTCCTGCGGCCAGATGGCGCCATGTGGCCAGGCGGCAGGATGGCTTGCGATGTCGAGTTGTTGGAAGGGGAGAGTCGGTTCTCCGAATTGATCATGGAACCCCTGTACGTCATAGGGTTGGCCATCCCAGCGGGGATCGTTGAAGATCTGCCCGTTATGTTCGGTCCGATAGCGGTTGGGATTGTATCGAAACACATCTCCCGTGTGGTTGAGGATAATATCCAGAATAACGTAGATCCCGTGAGCGTGAGCGGTCCGGACAAGTGTTCTCAGATCTTCTCGTTGACCAAAATGCGGGTCGACATCCAAAAAATTTTGAATCCCATATCCATGATAGGTGTCTTTAAATTTCACTTGTTTGAAAATGGGACTGATCCAAATGGCGGTCACACCGAGACGTTCAAGGTATCCCAGCTTGCTCGTCAATCCGGATAAATTCCCTCCGCAAAACTTCTGTCCCGCTGCCTTCCAATGCGATGCATCCGCATTGCCTGCATCGGTTGACTGAAAGAGGGGAGTCGAGCCACGCCGGACGATGGTCCCGTCATTGCTTTTGTAGCCTTTTTCCTGTCCGTCCGAAAAACGGTCGAGCATTAAAAAGTATAAGACCTGATCCTCCCATGCGGCGGGAGAAGGAAAAAACTTCCGGTCACTGAGAGCAGGCAGATCCACCTCTTGAAGATTCCTTTCTGTCATGACGGACTCCATTGATTGTGTACGGTGGGTATCTCAACGTATGGCTGAAAGATGGGTGGCATTCGGGTGCGGTCTGTCAGATGGCCGGTCTGCCGAATGTTGGTCATCTCACAACCCTACCCATTAGCCGCGCGATCGAAGCACAGCGAAGAGAGCATCGGCTTGATGGGCTGGTTATGTATGGCTAAATTCTCTCGATCATTGATTCAAAGATGTCTTCATCTAATTGACCATCATTAAAGTTTCATCTCGTGAAGATACTCCAAAGAGTTCTGCAGAAATGCTTGTAATCATCTGTGTTGGCTTCCGCAGCCTTGATGGCGTGAGTCACTTGACTCAAATTTACAAGAAAATCTTCTACTTTTTCATCATCTATATTCACCGATGATCGAGCAAACTCTATCTCTCTGCTAAGAAAATCAAATTCCCTCACGATCTCGTCAAATATATAATCTTGATCATCAACGCTAGTTGCCACAGGAGAACACCAGTCGGCCGATGGTTGAGCATATGGGTATCGATCATGGTCGCTTACCTCCCAATCTCCCAACAAATCCTGGACGGTTCGAAGGTCAAAACCGCTTTCGAGTAGAGGCGTGAAAAAAATCGTATTGTACTTCTGTGGAAAATTTTTGTTTAGTTACCGTGGAACTCCCGTCCCCACAAAGAGGTCGGCCATGATGAAGAGGATTCTTGAGTAATATGCAAACTTTGTCAAGGATTGATCGGGTTGGTGATGCTGGGGTTGGGTTTGCTTCTGCTGTTCGCCCCAAGGCAATTATTCTAATCTCAAACTGGCGGAGGAAAAGAATTGAAGAATCCTTGTGATAAATGAATAAGAGTTTTAAAGTAACATATTTCTAGAAGATACACAGAATTGGCCTTGCGAATGTCCGTATGACGTTGGAAACTGACAAGGGTCTTACAACGTTCCCTGGAGAGTGTGTGGAGGTTCCGTGTTGGCTAAACACGAACACGATCTCTTGTATGGGCAGCAGATAAAGCAACTCTATGCCCTTGCACCGGTTGGGATTATTGCCTCTCTGGTTAATGGATCAATTCTGACTGTTATTCAATGGAACGTAATCTCACATGGACTGTTACTTACCTGGTTCGCCAGCTTGGTTCTGCTCAACGGGGTATGGGCCCTGCTCTGGTATCAATTTAGCCACGCATCTCGACATCCGCAGGACTCCCATCGCTGGGGGCGTAGTTTTCTAGGCGGGACCCTTGCCTCCGGCATTCTTTGGGGGGCAACCGGTGTCGTACTCTTTCCCGAAAGTTCTATTCCGCATCAGATTTTTTTGGCCTTTGTGTTAGGAGGCATGATTGCCGGTGCGACCGCTGTGTATGCGGCCTTACAAGGAGCTTTTCTGGCCTATGCTCTCCCGACCATTACCCCGCTTCTCGTTCGGTTCTTGGTCCTGGGTGATAAACAGCATATGGCCATGGGAGGTATGTGTCTCCTTTTTGTGACCATGATGTTTGTCACCTTACGACGCAACCATACTGTCACGTTGGCTTCAATGACCTTAAATCTTGAATTGGGAAAGGCCAATCAATCATTACAAAGCGAAATTCGTCAACGTGAACAGGCAGAGGTGGCTCTTCGGGAAAGCCGGGAACAGTTACATTCCATTGTGCAATCAACCGATGAGGGGATCATTTCATTGAATAGTCAGGGGAAGGTCATGCTGTGGAATACAGGAGCGGAAGCCTTGTTTGGCTTTTCGATGGAGGAGATGAGAGGTCAGACGTTAGAGTGCATTATTCCCGAACGGTTTCGTCTGGCTCATCAACAGGGGATCTTGCGGGCATCGCGGGCGGGGAGAAAGACCGTTGAGGGAGAAATGTTTGAGCTGATGGGACTTCGACGGGACGGCAGCGAATTCCCTCTTGAGCTGTCTTTAGGGTATTGGCACAAGCACGGAGAGATCTTTTTTACGGGTATTGTCCGGGATATCACGGCACGCAAGGAGGCAGGACGGGCCCTCCAGCATAGAGAGCGGGAACTCGAGCAGAGCCAGGAAGAGCTTCGGGCTCTTGGTGCACAGCTCATTTCCGCTCAGGAGGATGAGCGACGCCGTCTCTCTCGTGAATTGCACGATGATATGAATCAACGCTTAGCCATGGTCTCGCTCGAGATTGATTCTATTCAGAGGTCTCTGCCGGAGTCGGATCCGATGCAAAAGCCTCTTCAACACCTGAATGATCAAGTGTCTGCGCTTTCCGATAGCGTTCTGCATCTGGCCTATCAGCTTCATCCTTCGATTTTGGATGACCTGGGTTTAGTCGTGGCACTCCAGTCCTCAATTAAAGAATTTTCCCAATGGGAGAACATTGCGGTCATGTTTCAGCACCGTGATGTCCCTCAGCTCCTGCCTCAGGATATTGCGTCGTGTGTGTATCGGGTGACGCAGGAATGTTTACGAAATGTGGCGAAGCATGCGCAGGCGTCTCAAGTGTCTGTGGAGGTGAGAGGGGTAGAGGGTGGCCTCCAGCTCGTCATTACGGATAACGGTATAGGATTCATCCCTGAGTCCGGCTTGCGAGGCACTCGCGGGTTAGGGCTCATTGGAATGAAAGAACGAATTCGTGTGGTGCGAGGCACATTTGAGGTCAAAGCCTCACAGGGCAAAGGCACCACTGTTACTGCCTGGATTCCTCTCTCCACAACAAGTTAACTCCAATTGAGAAATTTGGTCTTTCTTTCCAACAAATCTCTCCCTCCATTCAAGCCTATCCTTATATGTCTGAAATCTTTTGGCAAACAATATTCATCTTTACTCCTGTGAAAGAAGCGACAGCAAGGGTTGTGCTCAAAGGGTAAAACACTCAGGACTGAGGGTTTTTCAGAGAATATTGAAAATGGATAACCTCTCCGATGTGGCATTTCGCGCCATTGCCTCAAATGTGGGAATTATGATTGTTGGGTAGGATTTCTAAGAGATTTTACGAAAAAATCCTAAGTCTGGGATTCTAGCAGGGATTTTCAAGAAATCACGTTGCGGGAGGAAAGGTGTGACGTTGCCCATGTTGCCGGGCATTCCCATTGCAGTTGGTTTGTCCTAGAGAAGAACGCCAGGCCCGGCTTTGGTTCACAAAACCTTTTGGGTATCTTCTGACGCAATTTTCCGGTTACCTATGACTGGAACACCTCAAGATAGAGAGCCTCATGTCCTCATCATGGATGATTCCATCATTCGTTGTGAAGGATCATGGATCATACCGCATCTCACAATGCTGAATACGGTACTGACGGACATCCAGTGGCCACTGGTGAGAGATCTGGTTTGGGATGTGGTGAATATTCGGGCCATGGATACGGGTGGGGCGATTGTGCTCTATCGGACGATTATGGAGCTTCGTGCCAAAGGATATCAAGTCTCGCTTAAAGGCCTCCGTCCCGAGTTTGAGGAACTGGTGCAATTAATCGCAAGCCATTGGGATCGAGTCCATCCTGCATTGCCTGGGAAAGAGCCTAAGCAGGAAACCTTCCAATGGTGGGTGTCCCGGCATACCGGTCTTATGGTGAAAGCTCTCGCGTTTGTCGGAGAAGCGACAGTTCATATCTTCCGTTCACTCCGTCGACCTTCATTAATCCGGTGGAGGGCGTTGTTTCACAGCCTGGACCGGGATGGATATCATGCGTTGCCGATAACCGGATTACTCGCCTTTCTCATGGGAGTGGTGATTGCGTATCAGGGTGCCGAACAATTGCGTCAGTTTGGAGCCAATATTTTTGTGGTGGATCTCGTCGGCATCTCATTGTTTCGTGAAATTTCTCCCTTGATCGTGGCTATTCTGATTGCCGGGCGTTCGGGATCAGCCTATGCCGCTCAGATTGGAACAATGAAGGTGACGGAAGAGTTGGATGCCGTCAGGACCCTGGGACTTTCGCCCATGCAATTGCTGGTACTTCCGCGGGTCTTTGCGCTTGTCCTCGCGGTTCCCCTTTTGACGGTGTATGCGGATATTCTGGGAGTCATTGGAGGGGCATTGGTTGCCTCCAGTCAGCTGAATGTCAGCGGAGTGGAGTTTGTAGGTCGATTCGAAGAGTCCGTAGCGCTCCGGCACTTTTTCATCGGGATTGGGAAAGCCCCGTGTTTTGCCGTTATCATTGCCATGGTCGGCTGTTATCAGGGGTTTCAGATCCGGGGTAATGTCGATGATGTGGGAAAGAGAACCACGATTGGCGTGGTCCAAAGTATTTTTCTGGTTATCGTGTTCGATGCGGTATGCAGCATTGTCTTTAGTTGGTGGAATATTTAACGATGGCTTCAGGCACTATTCATACTTCAGATCCTGTCATTGAAGTGAGCCACGTGTGTACCCGATTTGGTGACGCCGTTGTCCATGAGGACGTCAATTTAACGATTATGCCGGGAGAGATATTTGCCATCGCCGGTGGCAATGGTTCAGGGAAATCCACACTCCTCCGGGAAATCATTGGATTACATACACCGGTGGAGGGAGCGATTCGCCTCTTCGGACATAACGTGTCAGGGTTGGGAGAGCGGGGCGCTCACAATGTGTACCGTCGATTGGGGGTCATGTTTCAGCAGGGCGGTTTATTCAGTTCGCTGACGCTGGCCGAAAATGTGGCCGTGCCGCTAAGAGAGCACACCGATGTTTCAGCGGAATTGATCCGCGATATTGTGGCCATGAAAATATCCACGGTCGAATTGCCCAGGGACAGTGCCGATAAATTCCCCAGTGAATTAAGTGGGGGTATGCGGAGACGAGCGGCGTTGGCACGGGCGATTGTCATGGATCCGGAGCTCCTGTTTTTAGATGAACCCACTGCCGGTTTGGATCCCATCATTGCGGCGGGATTTGATGCCTTGGTCCTGCAACTGAAAGCGGTACTAGGATTAACGGTGGTTATGGTCACGCATGACCTTGATTCTCTCTGGCGCATCGCCGATCGGGTTGCCGTGCTCGGGAACGGCACCATCCTGGGGGTAGGCACGATGCACGAACTGGCGAAATCAAGCGACCCCCTCATTCATGAATATTTCCATGGTCCCCGGGGGAGGTCGGCCCAGAGTCAATATGAGGTTTCATGATGGAGCCGCGAGGGAATTACGTCATTGTCGGAGTGTTCGTCTTTGTGCTGGGTGCGATTGCGGTGGGAATGGTGTTGTGGTTGGGGAAATCAGATTACCGCGGTGTGTACGACCAGTACCATGCCTACATGCGTCAATCCGTATCCGGGTTAAGCGTCGACTCGACGGTAAAGTATCGTGGGGTGAATGTGGGGCGTGTGAAGGAGATTGCGTTGAATCCGGATAATGCCGAGGAGGTGCGTTTGACGCTTGATATTCTTCGGGGCACGCCTATCAAGACCGATACGGTGGCGACGTTGGAAACGCAAGGATTAACCGGATTGGCGACGATGAATTTGGAAGGAGGAAGCCGCGAGGCTCCGAGATTGGAACCCGAGCCGGGTCAAGAATATCCGGTCATTCAGACGAAACCCTCGCTCTTCTTTCGTTTGGATATGGCCATTTCGCGTCTCCTCTCAGAGCAGGGGCTTTCCAAGCTTTTGAGTAGCCTGCATGGGTTGAGTGAAAACACTGCGGCTTTCATGAATGAGGAAAACCGGGTAAAGATGGAAGGCATTCTGAATGATCTTGCCAGGGTGTCTCACACATTGAGTAGGCAACAGGAAGCCATCGTCCTGGGCATTGACCGGGCGACTGAAGCTGCCGAAAATCTGGCCATCCTGACCTCCACGGTGAACCAGGACATGCCAAGGCTGGTCGCGCGAATTCACCAGAGTGTGACAGCGGTCAAGACGGTGGCGGAAGAATTGGCCCGAACCGGTAAAACAGTGGAATCCATCGTTGAGGAAACCCAGCCGGAGATTCAGCAATTCACGCGTCAAACATTGGGTGAAACCGGGCTATTAGTCATCGAACTCCGGCAGCTGACAAATACGTTGCAACGAGTGGCTCATCAAATCGAGCAGGAACCGGATTCACTGATTTATGGTCGACCCTCTCAACCCAGAGGACCCGGTGAGTAATGACATGAAAGTCATGTTCCTACTGGCGGCAATATGTCTTTCGACCGCACTTTCCGCTTGTGCACTCTCTCGAGGGACGGATGAGCCGATGCGGTCGTATGTCCTGGAAATTGGGGAAGGTGGGGAAGAGCGGGGAACGGATAGATCCCGTCCATCGAATTTGCCGAGTCTGCTGGTTTCACTCCCTCAGCCTGCGTCGGGCTATGAATCGCAACGAATGGCCTATGAACAGGTTCCCTATGAAATTCGCTATTTTGCCACCAGCCAATGGGTGGATTCCCCCGCCCGAATGCTGGCCCCGTTAATCATGAATGCACTTGAAGGCAGTGGGGAATGGGGTGCGGTGATTCAACTGCCTTCCGGGCTTCGAGGGGACTATCGCTTGGACCTCTCCCAGGTGGCGTTGGTTCAGGAATTCACGCAACAGGCGAGTCGAATTCGCTTAAGCCTGCGGGCACAATTGACGACGGTGTTGGCACCTCGTGTCATCGGAACGCGGAGTTTTGAATTTTATGAAGCGGCACCCAGCGAAGATGCCTATGGTGGCGTGCAAGCTGCCCAAAAAGTTGTTGGGAAGTTGGTGGTTGAGCTACAGCACTGGTTGCAGGGGTGTCTGCACA
This region includes:
- a CDS encoding ABC-type transport auxiliary lipoprotein family protein, which gives rise to MKVMFLLAAICLSTALSACALSRGTDEPMRSYVLEIGEGGEERGTDRSRPSNLPSLLVSLPQPASGYESQRMAYEQVPYEIRYFATSQWVDSPARMLAPLIMNALEGSGEWGAVIQLPSGLRGDYRLDLSQVALVQEFTQQASRIRLSLRAQLTTVLAPRVIGTRSFEFYEAAPSEDAYGGVQAAQKVVGKLVVELQHWLQGCLHTGQPSN
- a CDS encoding alpha-amylase family glycosyl hydrolase, producing the protein MTERNLQEVDLPALSDRKFFPSPAAWEDQVLYFLMLDRFSDGQEKGYKSNDGTIVRRGSTPLFQSTDAGNADASHWKAAGQKFCGGNLSGLTSKLGYLERLGVTAIWISPIFKQVKFKDTYHGYGIQNFLDVDPHFGQREDLRTLVRTAHAHGIYVILDIILNHTGDVFRYNPNRYRTEHNGQIFNDPRWDGQPYDVQGFHDQFGEPTLPFQQLDIASHPAAWPHGAIWPQEFQDPQAFTRKGHITNWDFSPEFLEGDFLDLKNIQLGSGDVDQYQPSDALKALAEVYKFWIAFADVDGYRVDTVKHMDLGATRYFASVIHEFTKSIGKENFYLIGEITGGRTRAFQTLETTGLDAALGVDDIPDKMEYLVKGYRNPEEYFQLFRNSILVQKESHVWFRNRVVTLFDDHDQVRKGEDKARFCADPDGQDGLLNVLALNALTMGIPCMYYGSEQYFDGHGQSDQFIRECMFGGEFGAFQSHQRHFFNEESPAYRQLSILLGIRRNKLALRRGRQYLREISGNGIDFGLPRMLGGQIRSVIPWSRIFNDREILLAMNTDYAAPRSAWVTVDDGLHQAGHTLTCLYSTNAGQIGQETTVESRNGKAVVLTLPAGGFVIYE
- a CDS encoding sensor histidine kinase; translation: MLAKHEHDLLYGQQIKQLYALAPVGIIASLVNGSILTVIQWNVISHGLLLTWFASLVLLNGVWALLWYQFSHASRHPQDSHRWGRSFLGGTLASGILWGATGVVLFPESSIPHQIFLAFVLGGMIAGATAVYAALQGAFLAYALPTITPLLVRFLVLGDKQHMAMGGMCLLFVTMMFVTLRRNHTVTLASMTLNLELGKANQSLQSEIRQREQAEVALRESREQLHSIVQSTDEGIISLNSQGKVMLWNTGAEALFGFSMEEMRGQTLECIIPERFRLAHQQGILRASRAGRKTVEGEMFELMGLRRDGSEFPLELSLGYWHKHGEIFFTGIVRDITARKEAGRALQHRERELEQSQEELRALGAQLISAQEDERRRLSRELHDDMNQRLAMVSLEIDSIQRSLPESDPMQKPLQHLNDQVSALSDSVLHLAYQLHPSILDDLGLVVALQSSIKEFSQWENIAVMFQHRDVPQLLPQDIASCVYRVTQECLRNVAKHAQASQVSVEVRGVEGGLQLVITDNGIGFIPESGLRGTRGLGLIGMKERIRVVRGTFEVKASQGKGTTVTAWIPLSTTS
- a CDS encoding MlaD family protein — protein: MMEPRGNYVIVGVFVFVLGAIAVGMVLWLGKSDYRGVYDQYHAYMRQSVSGLSVDSTVKYRGVNVGRVKEIALNPDNAEEVRLTLDILRGTPIKTDTVATLETQGLTGLATMNLEGGSREAPRLEPEPGQEYPVIQTKPSLFFRLDMAISRLLSEQGLSKLLSSLHGLSENTAAFMNEENRVKMEGILNDLARVSHTLSRQQEAIVLGIDRATEAAENLAILTSTVNQDMPRLVARIHQSVTAVKTVAEELARTGKTVESIVEETQPEIQQFTRQTLGETGLLVIELRQLTNTLQRVAHQIEQEPDSLIYGRPSQPRGPGE
- a CDS encoding ABC transporter ATP-binding protein, whose product is MASGTIHTSDPVIEVSHVCTRFGDAVVHEDVNLTIMPGEIFAIAGGNGSGKSTLLREIIGLHTPVEGAIRLFGHNVSGLGERGAHNVYRRLGVMFQQGGLFSSLTLAENVAVPLREHTDVSAELIRDIVAMKISTVELPRDSADKFPSELSGGMRRRAALARAIVMDPELLFLDEPTAGLDPIIAAGFDALVLQLKAVLGLTVVMVTHDLDSLWRIADRVAVLGNGTILGVGTMHELAKSSDPLIHEYFHGPRGRSAQSQYEVS
- a CDS encoding MlaE family lipid ABC transporter permease subunit, which codes for MDDSIIRCEGSWIIPHLTMLNTVLTDIQWPLVRDLVWDVVNIRAMDTGGAIVLYRTIMELRAKGYQVSLKGLRPEFEELVQLIASHWDRVHPALPGKEPKQETFQWWVSRHTGLMVKALAFVGEATVHIFRSLRRPSLIRWRALFHSLDRDGYHALPITGLLAFLMGVVIAYQGAEQLRQFGANIFVVDLVGISLFREISPLIVAILIAGRSGSAYAAQIGTMKVTEELDAVRTLGLSPMQLLVLPRVFALVLAVPLLTVYADILGVIGGALVASSQLNVSGVEFVGRFEESVALRHFFIGIGKAPCFAVIIAMVGCYQGFQIRGNVDDVGKRTTIGVVQSIFLVIVFDAVCSIVFSWWNI